The following are from one region of the Actinopolyspora halophila DSM 43834 genome:
- a CDS encoding FAD-binding dehydrogenase, with translation MVADADVVVIGAGLAGLVATYELTRAGRSVLVVEQENADNLGGQAHWSLGGLFLVDSPEQRRIGIRDGHELALRDWMGSAAFDRPEDHWPRRWAEAYVAFAAGEKRAYLRGLGMRFMPFVGWAERGDGTATGHGNSVPRFHFGWGAGPEIVRVFAERVREAERAGLVRFEYRHRVDELLVSGGAVQGVRGSVLEPSAERRGVASARTVVGEFERHAQAVVVASGGIGGDHELVRRNWPERLGRAPEHMLTGVPAHVDGRMLGAGERAGASLVNRDRMWHYTEGIANWDPVWPGHGIRILPGPSSLWLDATGNRLPPPYFPGFDTMGTLRRILETGHDHSWFLLDRSILAKEFGLSGSEQNPDLTNKRLRDLLSRVGSGPPGPVEAFERHGADFVVRDNLRDLVSGMNELTGHQLLDHERVRREVVARDREMRRPYGKDAQITAIRSARRFVSDRVLRVATPHELLDTRHGPLVAVRLRVLTRKSLGGMETNLDSQVLRPDGDVLDGLYAAGEAAGFGGGGVHGYNALEGTFLGGCVFSGRNAGRALARDLG, from the coding sequence ATCGTGGCGGACGCGGACGTCGTCGTGATCGGTGCCGGACTCGCGGGTCTGGTGGCCACCTACGAACTCACCCGTGCCGGGCGTTCCGTGCTGGTGGTCGAACAGGAGAACGCGGACAACCTCGGAGGTCAGGCTCACTGGTCATTGGGCGGGCTGTTCCTCGTGGACAGTCCCGAGCAGCGCAGGATCGGCATCAGGGACGGTCACGAGCTGGCGCTGCGGGACTGGATGGGCTCGGCCGCCTTCGACCGGCCGGAGGACCACTGGCCGCGCCGCTGGGCCGAGGCCTACGTGGCCTTCGCCGCGGGCGAGAAACGTGCCTACCTGCGGGGGTTGGGCATGCGGTTCATGCCCTTCGTCGGCTGGGCCGAGCGCGGGGACGGCACCGCCACCGGCCACGGCAACTCCGTCCCGCGGTTCCACTTCGGCTGGGGGGCGGGCCCTGAGATCGTGCGGGTGTTCGCCGAGCGGGTGCGCGAGGCCGAGCGCGCCGGTCTGGTGCGCTTCGAGTACCGCCACCGGGTGGACGAGCTGCTCGTCTCCGGAGGCGCGGTCCAGGGGGTGCGGGGCAGTGTGCTGGAACCCTCGGCCGAACGGCGGGGGGTTGCCTCCGCGCGGACGGTGGTCGGCGAGTTCGAACGCCACGCGCAGGCAGTGGTGGTGGCCTCGGGAGGCATAGGGGGCGATCACGAGCTGGTGCGGCGGAACTGGCCGGAACGGCTCGGCCGGGCCCCGGAACACATGCTCACCGGAGTTCCCGCCCATGTGGACGGTCGGATGCTGGGGGCAGGGGAGCGGGCCGGGGCCAGCCTCGTCAACCGCGACCGCATGTGGCACTACACCGAGGGCATCGCCAACTGGGACCCGGTCTGGCCCGGACACGGTATCCGCATCCTGCCCGGCCCCTCCTCGCTGTGGCTGGACGCGACGGGCAACCGGTTGCCCCCGCCGTACTTCCCCGGCTTCGACACGATGGGAACGCTGCGGCGCATCCTCGAAACCGGTCACGACCACAGCTGGTTCCTCCTCGACCGGAGCATCCTGGCCAAGGAGTTCGGCCTTTCCGGCTCGGAGCAGAACCCGGACCTGACCAACAAGAGGCTGCGGGACCTGCTGTCCAGGGTGGGGAGCGGGCCGCCGGGTCCGGTCGAGGCGTTCGAACGTCACGGGGCGGACTTCGTCGTGCGGGACAACCTGCGTGATCTGGTCTCGGGGATGAACGAGCTGACCGGGCACCAGCTGTTGGACCACGAGAGGGTGCGACGCGAGGTGGTGGCGCGGGACCGCGAGATGAGGCGCCCCTACGGCAAGGACGCGCAGATCACCGCGATTCGTTCGGCACGTCGGTTCGTCAGCGACCGGGTGCTGCGTGTCGCGACCCCGCACGAACTGCTCGACACCCGGCACGGGCCGCTGGTCGCGGTGCGGTTGCGCGTGCTCACCCGCAAGTCCCTGGGCGGCATGGAGACCAACCTGGACTCCCAGGTGCTGCGCCCGGACGGCGACGTGCTGGACGGGCTCTACGCCGCTGGTGAAGCCGCGGGCTTCGGCGGGGGCGGGGTGCACGGCTACAACGCCCTCGAGGGCACCTTCCTCGGCGGGTGCGTTTTCTCCGGGAGGAACGCGGGCAGGGCACTGGCACGGGACCTCGGCTGA
- the mctP gene encoding monocarboxylate uptake permease MctP: MQWTEFGVFTALFLLVSVMGFAASRWRRAASMEHLDEWGLGGRRFGSWITWFLVGGDLYTAYTFVAVPALVFGAGAMGFFALPYTVVLYPLVLLPLLRMWSVSKVHGYVTPADYVRGRYDSSLLATLVAVTGIVATMPYIALQLAGLEAVLRTMGLNGSGLAGHAPLFVAFVVLALYTYHSGLRAPALIAFVKDLLIYVVILVAVFYLPTKIGGWGSIIDDSAAVLSRPDPDTGQASGSILLGEHNQLQYATLALGSALSLFLYPHSLTGILASSGRRVIRRNMVALPAYSFLLGMLALLGYAALAVGVEPIVNGATGEPDSNTIVPVLFDRMFADWFAGLAYAAIGIGALVPAAIMSIAAANLWTRNIYKEHLRPGATPAQEAKQAKLASLVVKFGAVLSIVFIDPQFSIDMQLIGGVIILQTLPAVAVALYTRWLHRWALAAGWAVGMSWGLWQLYLIPKDPVTGRGHFGGSAMPLSDFSLFGWQPLPDVRTQIYVGAVALLLNLLVAVVLTPVLRRSGASRGTDHTSPEDYLATDAGQRRPRAEPATDEVGAG, translated from the coding sequence TAACCTGGTTCCTGGTCGGAGGGGACCTCTACACCGCTTACACCTTCGTGGCCGTGCCCGCCCTGGTGTTCGGCGCCGGAGCGATGGGTTTCTTCGCACTGCCCTACACCGTGGTGCTCTACCCGCTGGTGCTGCTCCCGCTGCTGCGCATGTGGTCGGTATCCAAAGTGCACGGGTACGTCACCCCGGCCGACTACGTGCGCGGTCGTTACGATTCCTCGCTGCTGGCGACCCTGGTGGCCGTGACGGGGATCGTGGCGACGATGCCCTACATCGCGTTGCAGCTGGCTGGGCTGGAGGCGGTGCTGCGCACCATGGGGCTCAACGGAAGCGGCCTCGCGGGCCACGCCCCGCTGTTCGTCGCCTTCGTGGTGCTGGCGCTGTACACCTACCACTCCGGGCTGCGCGCTCCCGCGCTGATCGCCTTCGTCAAGGACCTGCTGATCTACGTGGTCATCCTGGTGGCGGTGTTCTACCTGCCCACGAAGATCGGCGGCTGGGGCTCGATCATCGACGATTCGGCCGCCGTGCTGTCCCGACCGGATCCGGACACCGGGCAGGCCTCCGGCTCGATCCTGCTGGGAGAGCACAACCAGCTCCAGTACGCCACGCTGGCCCTCGGCTCGGCGTTGTCGCTGTTCCTCTACCCGCACTCGCTGACCGGGATCCTGGCCTCCTCGGGACGCAGGGTCATCCGCCGCAACATGGTCGCGCTGCCCGCCTACTCGTTCCTGCTCGGAATGCTGGCGCTGCTGGGGTACGCGGCACTGGCGGTCGGGGTGGAACCGATCGTCAACGGGGCCACCGGCGAGCCGGACTCCAACACGATCGTCCCCGTGCTGTTCGACAGGATGTTCGCGGACTGGTTCGCCGGGCTGGCCTACGCGGCCATAGGCATCGGAGCGCTCGTCCCGGCCGCGATCATGTCCATCGCGGCGGCGAACCTGTGGACGCGCAACATCTACAAGGAACATCTCCGTCCGGGTGCCACCCCGGCCCAGGAGGCCAAGCAGGCCAAGCTCGCCTCGCTGGTCGTCAAGTTCGGAGCGGTGCTGAGCATCGTCTTCATCGATCCGCAGTTCTCCATCGACATGCAGCTCATCGGTGGTGTGATCATCCTGCAGACGCTGCCTGCCGTGGCCGTGGCGCTCTACACGAGATGGCTGCACCGCTGGGCGCTGGCCGCCGGATGGGCCGTGGGGATGTCCTGGGGTCTGTGGCAGCTGTACCTGATTCCCAAGGACCCGGTCACCGGTCGGGGGCACTTCGGCGGCTCCGCGATGCCGCTGTCGGATTTCAGCCTCTTCGGTTGGCAGCCGCTGCCGGACGTGCGGACGCAGATCTACGTCGGTGCCGTCGCGCTGCTGCTCAATCTGCTGGTGGCCGTGGTGCTCACCCCGGTGCTGCGTCGTTCCGGGGCTTCCCGCGGAACCGATCACACCAGCCCGGAGGACTACCTGGCCACCGATGCGGGGCAACGTCGGCCTCGGGCGGAGCCCGCGACCGACGAGGTGGGTGCGGGTTGA